AGAAATGGAGACGTGGGAATGGCACCATGTTAACAGCAAGTTTACGGAGATCAGCATTGAGCTGACCTGGGAATCTTAAGCAGGTGGTCACACCGCTCATGGTGGCTGAGACAAGATGGTTAAGATCACCGTAGGTTGGTGTGGTCAGTTTGAGGGTACGGAAGCAAATGTCATACAAGGCTTCATTGTCAATACAGTATGTCTCATCCGTATTTTCTACAAGCTGGTGAACTGAGAGTGTGGCATTATAGGGTTCTACTACAGTATCGGATACTTTGGGTGATGGGACGATGCTGAAGGTATTCATCATTCTGTCTGGATACTCTTCACGGACCTTGCTGACGAGCAGTGTACCCATACCCGAGCCAGTTCCTCCTCCGAGGGAATGTGTCAGTTGGAATCCCTagaaaaatataaacaagataaaaatataaatattattctAAAAATCTTATCTAATCTTGCGTTAGAACAACCATACActtgataataaaattaaaaaaattaagcgacaaatgggctattccagaaattaaaggcacccgtctaaagaagacatgggattcccaaaatttttcaccattttttgctctgggaattccccccAAAACTGAGGTCATTATTTTCACATCCCTAAAGAAGACAAGTTCCCAAGAAAAAGATaccattttattttaggcttgtGAATTTCCAaaaagtttgacaaaaatgtgcctgtcttcttaagggacactgggaattcccaatttttaaaatcattttattgtcaaaatgggaattgcAATtcttttttggatacaatttttggtctgggaattcccaaaaatttatggtacaaacttacatgtcttctttaggggggtgcagttaatttctggaatagcctaatacaaAAGATGATAAAATTTGAATATAATAGGTATTAAAACTAAGCGCAGAAATTACCTGCAAACAATCGCAGCTTTCGGCTTCCTTTCGTACCACATCAAGAACGGAATCTATGAGTTCAGCGCCTTCTGTGTAGTGACCCTTGGCCCAGTTGTTACCAGCACCACTCTGTCCGAACACAAAGTTGTCAGGTCTGAAGATCTGCCCAAATGGTCCTGATCGGACAGAGTCCATGGTGCCAGGCTCCAGATCCACCAGAACAGCACGAGGGACGTACTTGCCACCGGTAGCTTCATTGTAGTAGACGTTGATTCTCTCTAGTTGAAGATcagaatcgccatggtaggtacCAGTTGGGTCAATGCCGTG
This DNA window, taken from Amphiura filiformis chromosome 16, Afil_fr2py, whole genome shotgun sequence, encodes the following:
- the LOC140172510 gene encoding tubulin beta chain-like — its product is MREIVHVQAGQCGNQIGAKFWEVISDEHGIDPTGTYHGDSDLQLERINVYYNEATGGKYVPRAVLVDLEPGTMDSVRSGPFGQIFRPDNFVFGQSGAGNNWAKGHYTEGAELIDSVLDVVRKEAESCDCLQGFQLTHSLGGGTGSGMGTLLVSKVREEYPDRMMNTFSIVPSPKVSDTVVEPYNATLSVHQLVENTDETYCIDNEALYDICFRTLKLTTPTYGDLNHLVSATMSGVTTCLRFPGQLNADLRKLAVNMVPFPRLHFFMPGFAPLTSRGSQQYRALTVPELTQQMFDAKNMMAACDPRHGRYLTVAAMFRGRMSMKEVDEQMLNVQNKNSSYFVEWIPNNVKTAVCDIPPRGLKMSATFIGNSTAIQELFKRISEQFTAMFRRKAFLHWYTGEGMDEMEFTEAESNMNDLVSEYQQYQDATAEEEGEFDEEEDFEEDAV